In the Polyangiaceae bacterium genome, one interval contains:
- a CDS encoding serine/threonine-protein kinase has translation MAAPDPFDGTPYRLLYSLGEGGMGEVYEVEHDVLGRTMVAKVLRAELAADSAVVDRMRVEAQALAALHHPNLVAVTDFRYTADGRPFYVMESLRGQSLGQALRARGTMREREAIDIARQILAGLHAAHGIGLVHRDIKPDNIYIHEPLGRSAVVKVLDFGVAKVGKSNPGGIEPPTIPTAEGAIVGTPRYVSPEQVLGRQIDHRADLYAVGLVLYSMVCGRGPFDDFKKAEELFVAHLKEAPPAPSQVSAQPVSAELEAVILRALEKDPARRFQNAEEFAEALSQCGQPKERLALQTTVEDNRPPPPTPDQVPLRKQTDAIDVPAADGPRDEPRYVPATEAGEEVDVRGLPAQKVVGSRDAEAEGGDVSADSPAQATEEGRRAAALASRASAERAPGLVATAQRSHRLRPYVAAAVTAVIVSGIGLVLVRRSPPWTAMIVFFFALAGAMGAARFASRVE, from the coding sequence GTGGCTGCGCCGGATCCCTTTGACGGAACTCCGTATCGCCTGCTCTACAGTCTCGGTGAGGGTGGGATGGGGGAGGTGTACGAAGTCGAGCATGATGTGCTCGGACGCACGATGGTCGCCAAGGTGCTGCGGGCAGAGTTGGCTGCAGATTCGGCGGTCGTCGACCGGATGCGGGTGGAGGCACAAGCGCTTGCGGCGTTGCACCATCCCAACCTCGTTGCGGTGACGGACTTTCGCTACACGGCGGACGGGCGTCCGTTCTACGTCATGGAGTCGCTGCGGGGGCAGAGCCTGGGCCAGGCGCTGCGCGCACGCGGCACGATGCGAGAGCGAGAGGCGATCGACATCGCACGACAAATCCTCGCCGGCCTGCATGCGGCGCACGGGATCGGCTTGGTGCATCGAGACATCAAGCCCGACAACATCTACATCCACGAGCCCTTGGGGCGATCTGCGGTCGTGAAGGTACTCGACTTCGGTGTTGCCAAGGTCGGGAAGTCCAACCCTGGCGGGATTGAACCACCGACGATTCCCACGGCCGAGGGCGCGATTGTGGGCACTCCACGCTACGTCAGCCCAGAGCAAGTGCTGGGGCGCCAGATCGATCATCGTGCGGACTTGTATGCGGTGGGCTTGGTCCTGTACTCGATGGTGTGTGGGCGCGGACCCTTCGACGACTTCAAGAAGGCGGAGGAGTTGTTCGTGGCGCACTTGAAAGAAGCTCCGCCGGCGCCATCGCAGGTTTCCGCTCAGCCCGTTTCGGCGGAACTCGAGGCGGTCATCTTGCGCGCACTCGAGAAAGATCCGGCGAGACGATTTCAGAACGCAGAGGAGTTCGCAGAGGCGCTGTCACAGTGTGGTCAACCCAAGGAGCGCCTCGCACTGCAGACCACGGTGGAAGACAACCGCCCGCCGCCGCCAACGCCGGATCAGGTTCCGCTGCGCAAACAGACCGACGCGATCGACGTACCAGCGGCGGACGGGCCGAGGGACGAGCCGCGCTATGTGCCCGCTACTGAAGCCGGCGAAGAGGTGGACGTTCGAGGGTTGCCCGCGCAGAAGGTCGTCGGTTCGCGCGATGCGGAGGCGGAAGGTGGGGACGTGAGCGCCGATTCCCCTGCGCAAGCAACCGAGGAAGGGCGTCGCGCCGCGGCGCTTGCCTCGAGGGCAAGCGCGGAGCGCGCTCCAGGTCTCGTCGCGACCGCCCAGAGAAGCCACCGCTTGCGCCCATACGTGGCCGCTGCGGTGACCGCCGTGATCGTGTCTGGGATCGGCCTGGTGCTGGTGCGGAGGTCTCCGCCCTGGACTGCGATGATCGTGTTCTTCTTTGCGCTGGCGGGTGCGATGGGCGCCGCGCGGTTTGCTTCGCGAGTCGAGTAG
- a CDS encoding Uma2 family endonuclease, giving the protein MAHRPASWKLDLDDPRAPSQEEWDAMSPEERDYVVASLPSEFEATEAAPPEGDEHTEQVYGARTALKRHFRHQGRGVYIGTNLPVYYPGQTMFSPDVIAVLDVDPHPRSSWVVSREKKGLDFAMEVIVLGHRRKDLERNVRRYAELGIDEYFVFDRPRLRLFGYRLEDDSRCYEPVLAQHGKYHSRVLGLSLAIDGERLRFFVGDAALPFADEVIDKLEGWVGGLESRLADAEARAEEEAKRAEQQAERAKEEAERAKQEAERADAAEGRLRELLAELERLRRER; this is encoded by the coding sequence ATGGCGCATCGCCCCGCCTCATGGAAGCTGGACCTCGACGACCCGCGTGCCCCGAGTCAAGAAGAGTGGGACGCGATGAGTCCGGAGGAACGCGACTACGTGGTCGCGAGTCTGCCTTCCGAGTTCGAAGCTACCGAGGCGGCGCCTCCGGAAGGAGACGAGCATACCGAGCAGGTGTATGGTGCCCGAACTGCCCTGAAGCGCCACTTCCGTCACCAGGGGCGCGGCGTGTACATCGGCACGAACTTGCCTGTGTATTACCCCGGGCAGACGATGTTCTCGCCCGACGTCATCGCGGTGCTCGACGTCGACCCACACCCGAGATCGAGTTGGGTGGTTTCGCGCGAGAAGAAGGGGCTGGACTTCGCGATGGAGGTCATCGTGCTCGGGCATCGGCGGAAAGACCTGGAGCGCAACGTCCGACGTTACGCCGAGCTTGGCATCGACGAGTACTTCGTATTCGACAGGCCTCGACTTCGCCTATTTGGGTACAGACTCGAAGACGATTCCAGGTGTTACGAGCCGGTACTCGCGCAGCATGGGAAGTACCACTCGCGGGTGTTGGGCCTCTCGCTAGCTATCGATGGGGAAAGACTTCGCTTCTTCGTCGGCGATGCGGCACTTCCGTTTGCCGACGAGGTCATCGACAAGTTGGAAGGCTGGGTTGGTGGCTTGGAGAGTCGGCTCGCGGACGCGGAAGCGCGCGCGGAGGAAGAGGCCAAGCGTGCTGAGCAGCAGGCGGAGCGCGCCAAAGAGGAAGCGGAGCGGGCCAAACAGGAAGCGGAGCGGGCGGACGCGGCGGAGGGGCGCTTGCGGGAGCTACTCGCGGAACTCGAGCGGCTTCGCCGCGAACGGTGA
- a CDS encoding protein kinase, whose protein sequence is MAESREGPFRVGDSVEGRYRIDGVLGSGGMGVVYAAEHLFTGAPVAMKALYNLAGDYRERMRLEARALADIRHPNVVPVTDGGVTDAGVVWFAMPRLEGQTLRSEIWRKRGLGVERALRFGIQIAEGLAAAHDKGLVHRDLKPENVFVVDQDDSIRVLDFGTSKFQRGQLKTTDRFRIIGTHAYMSPERIQADLVDHRADIYALGHILYEMLSGMHALSEGPGPLDLPPIHELGIRQIYAPPPPLSERAPYVPGAVAQIVYRALAKNRKERHESMRELAAELRRELEKLGAQSKTSAATTPEPTALPRPAGVMDRNVQPIATVDEAPRELSTEPMDPNAVLTTEPTAVAEAAPSVERQKRLLELDLIEGAAGFACSSDRPSETHRALVALSAASRVDESLASVLRATLLGAAALDEPRRAAARRLLLDWQGGNDVARDRAAERLGQIAKVSGRHRTALSEPERLVSLATGACVMVEPASRLDAAETALFALDRTQDDVRSFALSVLIAFGRASESERAHARGALLALILGGSEDTELARAELGRLMLDMASLGDTLESVHQEAPVAAVAPRNVQSASAAGIPAVSLHASTHGPRGTVRILEGAPSPPAPDAEAPTVAPAPAVAAHALETRTAESPNVTGETPNSMVTPRAASAPRAHLGLVAAIAILGFAVVFVAMRLLTDDSTDTEPNVRASGSEGVAPGATMIPTATASSNASPTPTPVAAKAAQPSVPGASPTSGPQVGRVTTAAPPMASSSKLSAQPAPQPTEEPRGPIFDTEPAKPNPKPQSKPTSGLPGSGL, encoded by the coding sequence ATGGCAGAGTCGCGGGAGGGCCCGTTTCGGGTAGGAGACAGCGTCGAAGGACGCTACCGCATCGACGGCGTGCTGGGCTCCGGTGGAATGGGCGTGGTGTACGCCGCGGAGCACCTATTCACCGGCGCTCCCGTCGCGATGAAGGCGTTGTACAACCTGGCGGGTGACTATCGAGAGCGCATGCGCTTGGAGGCGCGCGCGCTCGCCGACATCCGACATCCCAACGTCGTACCCGTGACCGACGGCGGCGTCACAGACGCGGGCGTGGTGTGGTTCGCAATGCCTCGGCTCGAAGGCCAGACTTTGCGCTCGGAGATTTGGCGCAAGCGTGGTTTGGGCGTCGAGCGCGCCCTGCGCTTCGGGATTCAAATCGCCGAGGGCCTGGCCGCGGCGCACGACAAGGGCCTGGTACACCGCGATCTGAAGCCCGAGAACGTCTTCGTCGTCGATCAAGATGACAGCATCCGCGTCCTGGACTTCGGCACGAGCAAGTTCCAACGCGGGCAGCTGAAGACGACAGATCGCTTCCGCATCATCGGCACGCACGCGTACATGAGCCCTGAGCGCATCCAGGCTGACCTCGTGGATCACCGCGCGGACATCTACGCTCTCGGACACATCCTCTACGAGATGCTGTCTGGAATGCACGCACTGTCCGAGGGTCCCGGGCCGCTGGACTTGCCGCCAATTCATGAACTGGGCATCCGGCAGATCTACGCGCCCCCACCGCCCCTGTCGGAGCGTGCGCCCTATGTACCCGGTGCCGTTGCCCAAATCGTGTATCGCGCGCTCGCCAAGAACCGCAAGGAGCGACACGAGAGCATGCGCGAGCTTGCCGCTGAGTTGCGCCGCGAGCTGGAGAAACTGGGAGCGCAAAGCAAGACCAGCGCAGCGACGACGCCCGAGCCTACCGCGCTGCCTCGACCGGCAGGCGTCATGGACAGAAACGTCCAACCAATAGCCACGGTCGATGAGGCCCCGCGTGAGCTCAGCACGGAGCCCATGGATCCGAACGCCGTGCTCACCACGGAACCGACCGCCGTCGCAGAAGCAGCGCCGAGCGTCGAGCGACAGAAGCGGCTGCTCGAGCTGGACTTGATCGAAGGCGCAGCTGGCTTCGCCTGCTCGAGCGATCGGCCGTCAGAAACGCATCGCGCGCTGGTGGCACTGAGCGCGGCAAGCCGTGTGGACGAATCGCTGGCATCCGTGTTGCGCGCCACTCTGCTCGGCGCCGCCGCGTTGGATGAACCGCGGCGAGCGGCAGCGCGGCGATTGCTCCTAGACTGGCAAGGCGGCAACGACGTGGCGCGGGATCGCGCGGCGGAACGCTTGGGCCAGATCGCGAAAGTATCCGGGCGCCATCGCACGGCGCTGTCCGAGCCAGAGCGGTTGGTTTCACTTGCCACCGGCGCTTGCGTGATGGTGGAGCCCGCATCCCGCCTGGATGCCGCCGAGACCGCCCTGTTCGCGCTCGACCGGACTCAGGACGACGTGCGCTCGTTCGCGCTCAGTGTGCTGATCGCATTTGGTCGCGCGTCAGAGTCGGAGCGCGCGCACGCCCGTGGTGCCCTGTTGGCACTCATCCTTGGCGGATCCGAGGACACGGAGCTAGCGCGCGCAGAGCTCGGGCGATTGATGTTGGACATGGCTAGCCTGGGTGACACGCTCGAAAGCGTTCACCAGGAAGCGCCCGTCGCTGCGGTTGCACCGAGGAACGTTCAGTCCGCCTCAGCCGCTGGCATTCCAGCGGTTTCGCTTCATGCGAGCACCCATGGTCCGCGCGGCACGGTGAGAATCCTGGAAGGTGCACCTTCGCCGCCCGCGCCAGACGCCGAGGCGCCCACCGTCGCGCCCGCACCCGCAGTGGCTGCTCACGCGCTGGAGACGCGTACCGCCGAGTCTCCGAACGTGACGGGTGAGACGCCGAACAGCATGGTCACACCGCGCGCCGCGTCGGCCCCACGCGCTCATCTGGGCCTGGTCGCAGCGATTGCGATCTTGGGGTTCGCTGTGGTCTTCGTCGCAATGCGGTTGTTGACCGACGACTCGACCGATACGGAACCGAACGTTCGCGCATCAGGCTCGGAGGGTGTTGCACCCGGGGCAACCATGATTCCAACTGCGACCGCCAGTTCGAACGCTTCGCCGACGCCCACGCCAGTGGCGGCGAAAGCAGCGCAACCCTCCGTGCCCGGAGCGAGCCCAACATCAGGGCCACAAGTGGGTCGGGTCACGACGGCAGCACCGCCCATGGCATCCAGTTCCAAGCTTTCCGCGCAACCGGCCCCACAGCCGACCGAGGAGCCGCGCGGCCCGATATTCGACACCGAGCCTGCCAAGCCAAACCCCAAACCCCAATCGAAGCCGACATCCGGCCTGCCAGGATCCGGACTTTGA